Proteins encoded in a region of the Flavobacterium sp. MDT1-60 genome:
- a CDS encoding G-D-S-L family lipolytic protein → MKKNIKWLLLVSLTFMACNNDESDAPVEVPVVPGSAVFTKYVALGDSFAAGYSDNALFKKGQDGAYTNILAQQFVAAGGGAFATPYMNDNIGGLLLGGNVIAGTRLYFVGETQTPVNVPGKPTTEVTAHLTGTFGNLGVPGAKSFHLAIAGYGNVAGVASGAANPYFARFSSAPGTSVIADAIAQNPTFFSLFIGGNDVLSYATSGGIGKDQTGNMNPATYGGNDITDPTVFASVYNNLVTGLTAKGAKGVVANLPYITALPYFTTVPYNPLTAKILGGGSEAVGKATIQALNAQLYGPLKQALTAFGAGDRINLLSETAANNPLLIKDESLTNLSTQLTAAFTPTLGAQTAAFYGAVFGQARQAKATDLVVLTTRPDIGTAPTAANSGLGIAPPAPLNKFGITYPLQDKHVLIPTEAAEVKKATDAYNVTIEAVAKAKDLAFVDTRATLTQLASGGIRFGNFTMSSSFATGGAFSLDGVHPSARGYGLIANIFIDAINAKYGSTLRRVDLALYPIQFPQVIQ, encoded by the coding sequence ATGAAAAAAAATATAAAATGGCTTTTATTGGTTTCTTTAACCTTTATGGCGTGTAATAATGATGAAAGTGATGCGCCTGTCGAGGTACCGGTTGTTCCAGGGTCGGCAGTTTTTACAAAATATGTAGCCCTTGGAGATTCTTTTGCGGCGGGTTATAGTGATAATGCGCTCTTTAAAAAAGGGCAGGATGGGGCTTATACTAATATTTTGGCACAACAATTTGTTGCAGCCGGAGGAGGTGCTTTTGCAACGCCATATATGAATGATAATATTGGTGGTTTGTTGCTGGGAGGAAATGTGATCGCAGGGACACGTTTGTATTTTGTTGGAGAAACTCAGACTCCGGTAAATGTTCCGGGAAAACCAACAACTGAGGTTACAGCTCATCTTACAGGTACATTTGGTAATTTAGGTGTTCCGGGTGCTAAAAGTTTTCATTTGGCGATCGCAGGTTACGGAAATGTTGCTGGTGTCGCGAGTGGTGCGGCAAATCCATATTTTGCCAGATTTTCCAGTGCTCCGGGAACTTCGGTTATAGCAGATGCAATTGCTCAGAATCCAACGTTTTTCTCTTTGTTTATTGGAGGAAATGACGTTTTATCCTATGCAACTTCCGGTGGAATAGGAAAAGATCAGACAGGAAATATGAATCCGGCAACATATGGAGGAAATGATATTACAGATCCAACCGTGTTTGCAAGTGTATATAATAATTTAGTTACAGGACTTACTGCTAAAGGTGCAAAAGGTGTTGTGGCAAATTTGCCATATATTACGGCATTACCTTATTTTACAACAGTTCCTTACAATCCGCTGACAGCTAAAATACTTGGTGGTGGTAGTGAAGCTGTAGGTAAAGCCACAATACAAGCATTAAATGCGCAATTATATGGGCCATTAAAACAGGCATTAACTGCTTTTGGTGCAGGAGACAGAATTAATTTATTGTCTGAAACGGCAGCAAATAACCCTCTTCTGATAAAAGATGAGAGTTTGACAAATTTATCAACACAGTTAACTGCGGCATTTACTCCAACATTAGGGGCTCAGACTGCTGCGTTTTACGGTGCTGTATTTGGACAGGCCAGACAAGCTAAAGCAACAGACTTAGTAGTTTTGACGACAAGACCAGACATTGGTACTGCTCCAACAGCTGCAAATTCTGGTTTAGGAATTGCACCACCTGCTCCTTTAAATAAATTTGGAATAACCTATCCGTTACAAGATAAACATGTGCTTATCCCAACAGAAGCTGCAGAGGTTAAAAAAGCTACTGATGCTTATAATGTAACTATTGAAGCAGTTGCAAAAGCAAAAGATTTGGCTTTTGTTGATACAAGAGCAACTTTAACACAATTAGCAAGCGGCGGAATTAGATTTGGGAATTTCACTATGTCGTCTTCATTTGCTACAGGAGGTGCTTTCTCTTTAGATGGAGTTCATCCAAGTGCAAGAGGATATGGATTGATTGCTAATATTTTTATAGATGCAATTAATGCAAAATATGGTTCAACGTTGCGTCGTGTTGATTTGGCTTTATATCCAATTCAGTTTCCGCAAGTAATTCAATAA
- the atpD gene encoding F0F1 ATP synthase subunit beta — MSKVIGKVAQIIGPVVDVVFNGKDVELPKIYDSLEVTKKDGTLLVLEVQSHIGENTVRTISMDSTDGLSRGYEVVGTGNPIQMPIGPDVYGRLFNVIGDAIDGLGNLPKTGENGLSIHRQAPRFEDLSTSSEVLFTGIKVIDLIEPYAKGGKIGLFGGAGVGKTVLIQELINNIAKGHGGLSVFAGVGERTREGNDLLREMLESGIIKYGDDFMHSMENGGWDLSKVDMPGMRESKATFVFGQMNEPPGARARVALSGLSIAEYFRDGAGTDQGKDVLFFVDNIFRFTQAGSEVSALLGRMPSAVGYQPTLATEMGAMQERITSTNKGSITSVQAVYVPADDLTDPAPATTFAHLDATTVLSRKIAELGIYPAVDPLDSTSRILTPQILGAEHYDCAQRVKEILQKYKQLQDIIAILGMEELSEEDKLSVSRARRVQRFLSQPFHVAEQFTGIPGVLVDIKDTIKGFNMIIDGELDHLPEAAFNLKGSIQDAIEAGEKMLAEA, encoded by the coding sequence ATGTCAAAAGTAATAGGAAAAGTTGCTCAAATCATTGGACCAGTAGTTGACGTAGTTTTCAACGGTAAGGATGTTGAACTTCCAAAAATTTATGATTCACTAGAAGTCACTAAAAAAGATGGAACTTTATTAGTTCTAGAAGTACAATCTCATATTGGAGAAAACACTGTTCGTACAATCTCTATGGACTCTACAGACGGTTTGTCTAGAGGATATGAAGTAGTTGGAACTGGTAATCCAATCCAAATGCCAATCGGTCCAGATGTATATGGAAGATTATTCAATGTGATTGGAGATGCAATTGATGGTTTAGGAAACTTGCCAAAAACAGGAGAAAATGGTTTGTCTATTCACAGACAAGCTCCTAGGTTTGAAGATTTATCAACCTCATCTGAAGTTTTATTCACAGGTATTAAAGTAATCGATTTGATCGAGCCTTACGCAAAAGGGGGTAAAATTGGATTGTTTGGAGGTGCTGGTGTTGGTAAAACAGTATTGATTCAGGAGTTGATCAACAATATTGCAAAAGGTCACGGTGGACTTTCAGTATTCGCAGGAGTAGGTGAAAGAACACGTGAAGGAAATGACTTGCTTCGTGAGATGTTAGAGTCAGGAATTATTAAATACGGTGATGATTTCATGCACTCTATGGAAAATGGAGGATGGGATTTATCTAAAGTAGATATGCCAGGAATGAGAGAGTCTAAAGCTACTTTCGTTTTCGGACAAATGAATGAGCCTCCTGGAGCTCGTGCACGTGTAGCACTTTCAGGATTATCTATCGCTGAGTATTTCCGTGATGGAGCTGGAACTGATCAAGGTAAAGACGTATTGTTTTTCGTTGATAACATCTTCCGTTTTACACAAGCAGGTTCTGAGGTATCAGCACTTTTAGGACGTATGCCTTCTGCAGTAGGATACCAACCAACTTTGGCAACAGAGATGGGAGCTATGCAAGAGCGTATTACATCTACAAACAAAGGATCTATTACATCTGTACAAGCGGTTTACGTTCCTGCGGATGATTTAACTGACCCGGCACCAGCAACAACGTTTGCTCACTTAGATGCTACAACTGTATTGTCTCGTAAAATTGCTGAGTTAGGTATTTATCCGGCGGTTGACCCGTTAGATTCTACTTCAAGAATTTTGACTCCTCAAATCTTAGGAGCTGAACACTACGACTGTGCACAAAGAGTAAAAGAGATTCTTCAAAAATACAAACAATTGCAAGATATTATCGCGATCCTTGGTATGGAAGAGTTATCTGAAGAAGATAAATTATCAGTATCAAGAGCACGTCGTGTTCAACGTTTCTTGTCTCAGCCTTTCCACGTAGCGGAGCAATTTACAGGTATTCCTGGAGTATTGGTTGACATTAAAGATACTATCAAAGGATTCAACATGATTATCGACGGTGAGTTAGATCATCTTCCGGAAGCAGCTTTCAACTTGAAAGGTTCTATCCAGGATGCTATCGAAGCTGGAGAAAAAATGTTAGCAGAGGCTTAA
- a CDS encoding F0F1 ATP synthase subunit epsilon, with protein sequence MILEIVSPEAKLFSGEVTSVTLPGVDGSFQILNNHAPIVSILEKGTIKIAASSFNFSKEVADKFTKVNDQTYTLEITSGTIEMKDNKVIVLVD encoded by the coding sequence ATGATTTTAGAAATAGTATCACCAGAAGCAAAATTATTTTCAGGAGAAGTAACATCAGTTACATTGCCTGGAGTTGATGGAAGCTTTCAAATTTTGAATAATCACGCTCCTATTGTTTCTATTTTAGAAAAAGGAACTATTAAAATTGCAGCGTCAAGTTTCAATTTTTCTAAAGAGGTAGCGGATAAATTCACGAAAGTAAATGACCAAACCTATACATTAGAGATTACGTCAGGTACTATCGAGATGAAAGACAATAAAGTAATTGTTTTAGTTGACTAA
- a CDS encoding pyridoxal phosphate-dependent aminotransferase family protein, whose amino-acid sequence MKLPENLIQKLETRMENNALRQLPSFNNLVDFSSNDYIGFSRSEAIFKLAHHYLIENEIIQNGATGSRLISGNHSLYQIAEIFIAEFQDAETALIFNSGYDVNVGFFSAVPQRNDVILYDELSHASIRDGISMSNAKSYKFNHNDFEDLERLILKFPNTNIYIVTETVFSMDGDSPNLEGLVALSEKYNCYLVVDEAHTLGVFGEKGEGLIQYLNLHHRIFARIMTFGKGLGCHGAVVLGSLELKKYLVNFARSFIYTTGLSPHSVATILLAYQHLEIEKENIEKLRQNIVFFNQQKNLLGLKPMFVRSKSAIQSAIVPGNEKVKQLAQQLQDKGFDVKPILSPTVPEGQERLRFCIHSYNSEEEINQVLELLRDFVF is encoded by the coding sequence ATGAAATTACCTGAAAATCTTATTCAAAAGCTTGAAACCCGGATGGAAAATAATGCGTTAAGACAATTGCCAAGTTTTAATAACCTTGTTGATTTTTCTTCAAACGATTATATCGGCTTTTCAAGATCTGAAGCCATTTTCAAATTGGCACATCATTATTTAATCGAAAATGAGATTATTCAGAATGGTGCAACGGGTTCCCGATTAATTTCCGGAAATCATTCCTTATATCAAATAGCAGAAATTTTTATTGCTGAATTTCAAGACGCTGAAACAGCTTTGATTTTTAATTCGGGTTACGATGTCAATGTTGGTTTTTTTAGCGCTGTACCGCAACGAAATGATGTTATTTTGTATGATGAACTAAGTCACGCTTCTATTCGTGACGGAATCAGTATGTCTAATGCTAAATCATACAAATTCAATCATAATGATTTTGAAGATTTAGAGCGACTAATTTTAAAATTTCCAAACACAAATATCTATATAGTCACTGAAACCGTTTTTTCTATGGACGGTGACAGTCCAAACCTGGAAGGGCTAGTTGCACTTTCAGAAAAGTACAATTGCTATTTAGTTGTAGACGAAGCCCATACTTTAGGCGTTTTTGGTGAAAAAGGCGAAGGCCTGATACAATATCTAAATTTACATCATAGAATTTTTGCCCGAATTATGACGTTTGGAAAAGGTTTAGGATGTCACGGCGCAGTTGTTTTAGGAAGTCTCGAACTTAAAAAATATCTGGTAAACTTCGCCCGAAGTTTTATTTATACAACAGGATTGTCTCCACATTCTGTTGCTACAATTTTATTGGCTTATCAGCATTTAGAAATTGAAAAGGAAAACATTGAAAAACTGCGTCAAAACATTGTGTTTTTCAATCAACAGAAAAACTTATTAGGTTTGAAGCCCATGTTTGTCCGAAGTAAATCGGCAATACAATCAGCGATAGTTCCCGGGAATGAAAAAGTAAAGCAATTAGCGCAACAACTACAAGATAAAGGTTTTGATGTAAAACCAATTCTTTCGCCAACCGTTCCGGAAGGTCAGGAACGTCTTCGCTTTTGTATCCATAGTTACAATTCAGAAGAGGAAATTAATCAGGTTTTAGAACTTCTGAGAGATTTCGTTTTTTAG
- a CDS encoding TraB/GumN family protein has product MKNLFKSIVTAIAIIFSVASQAQTKSPKLENSLLWEVSGNGLSKPSYLYGTIHMICGGDYFLSEKTKKAFEASNKLVLEINFADPNEMSDMQKMAMGKEPLSKKLNPEQLAKLDLILKKTTGMNVQQVDSFSLMTVMSLISMKSFGCTDMKLYEMEFIEQAKKRNIEIGGLETVKSQLAMFDSAYSNDEMITMLSESTSEETTKLVATYKSENIDGLYDITTDEKFTSETTKKVMLDNRNNNWVKNMPELMKKESVFFAFGAAHLGGEEGVINLLRKAGYKVKPILK; this is encoded by the coding sequence ATGAAAAATTTATTCAAATCAATAGTTACAGCAATCGCAATTATTTTTAGTGTTGCTAGTCAAGCGCAAACCAAATCTCCAAAACTAGAAAATTCTCTTTTATGGGAGGTTTCAGGAAACGGATTATCAAAACCTTCTTATCTGTACGGAACCATTCATATGATTTGTGGAGGAGATTATTTTCTTTCGGAAAAAACAAAAAAAGCATTTGAAGCTTCCAATAAATTAGTTTTAGAAATCAATTTTGCTGATCCGAATGAAATGTCAGATATGCAGAAAATGGCGATGGGAAAGGAACCATTAAGTAAAAAGTTAAATCCGGAACAATTGGCTAAATTAGATTTAATTCTAAAAAAAACAACCGGAATGAATGTGCAGCAAGTAGACAGTTTTAGTTTAATGACGGTGATGAGTTTAATTTCGATGAAAAGTTTTGGCTGTACAGATATGAAGCTTTATGAAATGGAATTTATAGAGCAAGCTAAAAAACGAAATATTGAAATCGGAGGATTAGAAACGGTTAAATCTCAATTAGCAATGTTTGATAGTGCTTATTCTAATGATGAGATGATTACTATGCTATCAGAATCAACTTCTGAAGAAACGACTAAATTAGTAGCAACTTACAAGTCAGAAAATATTGATGGTTTGTATGATATTACTACTGATGAGAAATTTACAAGCGAAACAACAAAAAAGGTTATGCTTGATAATAGAAATAATAATTGGGTAAAAAACATGCCTGAACTAATGAAAAAAGAAAGTGTGTTTTTTGCATTTGGTGCGGCGCATTTAGGAGGTGAAGAAGGAGTAATTAATTTGTTAAGAAAAGCTGGATATAAAGTAAAACCAATATTGAAATAG
- a CDS encoding RNA polymerase sigma factor, giving the protein MKEKEQEFLNRIESHKGILYKVSKIYMDNRDDQQDLFQEIVCQLWKSYDTFRNESQFSTWMYRVAVNTAIVFLRKEKRKVDKYEIASENIKDDEGDSHIKESQLDHFYKAVQKLEKIDKAIIFYQLEGFSHKEIGENLGISEGNARVKLNRAKEKLKEIIKNQGYGF; this is encoded by the coding sequence TTGAAAGAAAAAGAACAAGAATTTTTAAACCGGATAGAAAGTCACAAGGGAATTCTATACAAGGTTTCTAAGATCTACATGGATAACCGTGACGATCAACAGGATTTGTTTCAGGAGATTGTTTGTCAGCTTTGGAAATCATATGACACTTTTCGAAACGAAAGTCAGTTTTCGACCTGGATGTATCGGGTGGCAGTAAATACGGCTATCGTTTTTCTTAGAAAGGAAAAGCGTAAAGTTGATAAATATGAAATTGCTTCGGAGAACATTAAAGATGACGAAGGAGACTCACACATCAAAGAAAGTCAGCTTGATCATTTTTATAAAGCGGTCCAGAAATTGGAAAAAATCGACAAAGCAATTATTTTCTATCAGTTAGAAGGCTTTTCGCATAAGGAAATTGGCGAGAATCTAGGAATTTCTGAAGGAAATGCCAGGGTGAAACTAAACAGAGCAAAAGAAAAATTAAAAGAAATTATTAAAAATCAGGGATATGGATTTTAA
- the bioD gene encoding dethiobiotin synthase, whose amino-acid sequence MKIFITGISTDVGKTVTSAIVVEALEADYWKPIQAGDLDNSDSHKVKSQVSNSKSHFYPNAYQLNTPASPHLAAEIDGITIDLKKIQEPKTENHLVIEGAGGIFVPLNEKDTIVDLIQPDYKIIVVSRHYLGSINHTLLTIEAIQSRGFKVAGIIFSGSENKSTESLILNKTGIKCIGRIDEEPYFDQNVIREYADLFREKILGL is encoded by the coding sequence ATGAAAATATTTATAACAGGAATTTCCACCGATGTTGGTAAAACGGTGACTTCAGCAATTGTGGTTGAAGCTTTAGAAGCCGATTATTGGAAACCAATTCAGGCGGGAGATTTAGACAATTCTGATAGTCATAAAGTGAAATCTCAGGTTTCAAATTCTAAATCCCATTTTTACCCAAACGCTTATCAATTAAATACACCAGCAAGTCCTCATTTGGCTGCAGAAATTGATGGAATTACAATTGATTTAAAAAAAATTCAGGAGCCAAAAACAGAAAATCATTTGGTTATTGAAGGTGCGGGAGGAATTTTTGTTCCATTGAACGAAAAAGATACAATTGTAGATTTGATTCAGCCTGATTATAAAATAATTGTCGTTTCGAGACATTACTTGGGAAGCATCAACCATACTTTATTGACTATTGAAGCAATTCAAAGTAGAGGTTTTAAAGTGGCAGGAATTATCTTCAGCGGAAGCGAAAACAAATCGACGGAAAGTTTGATTCTGAATAAAACCGGAATAAAATGCATAGGAAGAATTGACGAAGAACCGTATTTCGACCAAAACGTCATTCGCGAATACGCCGATTTATTTCGGGAAAAAATTCTTGGGTTGTAG
- the bioA gene encoding adenosylmethionine--8-amino-7-oxononanoate transaminase produces MTLTEKDSQYLWHPYTQHKTSQTPIAISRGEGALLWDENNKEYIDAIASWWVNPFGHSNKFIADAIYKQLTTLEHVLFGGFTHEPAIKVAEKLIEILPKNQQKIFFSDNGSTAVEVAIKVALQYFFNKNEKRTTIIAFENAFHGDTFAAMAASGISFYTQAFQGMFIDVVRIPVPVKGQEEESFEALKNVIKTHNCAGFIFEPLVQGAAGMVMYEADALAKLIQICKENKVLTIADEVMTGFGKTGKTFAMDYVSEDPDMICLSKALTGGTIPMAITTFTQEVFDAFYDDDINKALFHGHTFTANPTGCAAALASIDLLQTDEMQANIERINKSHLEFQQKIENHSKVITARTLGVIFAVEIKSDAEESYYGSMRTKLYNFFIDKGVILRPVGNIAYILPPYIMTDEQLQKVYKTIEEAIEMV; encoded by the coding sequence ATGACATTAACAGAAAAAGACAGCCAATACCTGTGGCATCCTTATACCCAGCATAAAACTTCGCAAACGCCAATCGCAATTTCAAGAGGAGAAGGCGCACTGCTTTGGGATGAAAACAATAAAGAATACATTGATGCGATCGCCTCTTGGTGGGTAAACCCTTTTGGACATAGCAATAAATTTATTGCCGATGCGATTTACAAGCAATTGACGACTTTAGAACATGTTTTGTTTGGTGGATTTACACATGAACCGGCCATAAAAGTGGCGGAGAAATTGATCGAAATTCTGCCAAAAAATCAACAGAAAATCTTCTTTTCAGACAATGGTTCAACTGCTGTAGAAGTAGCAATTAAAGTGGCACTGCAGTATTTCTTCAATAAAAATGAAAAACGTACAACTATAATTGCTTTCGAAAATGCGTTTCACGGAGATACTTTTGCGGCCATGGCGGCAAGTGGAATTTCGTTTTATACGCAGGCCTTTCAAGGAATGTTTATTGATGTTGTCAGAATTCCGGTTCCGGTTAAAGGGCAGGAAGAGGAAAGTTTTGAAGCGTTGAAAAATGTAATTAAAACTCACAATTGTGCTGGATTTATTTTTGAACCTTTGGTACAGGGTGCAGCCGGAATGGTGATGTATGAAGCCGATGCATTAGCTAAATTAATTCAGATTTGTAAAGAGAATAAGGTTTTGACAATCGCTGATGAAGTAATGACGGGCTTTGGTAAAACGGGTAAAACCTTTGCAATGGATTATGTTTCAGAAGATCCGGATATGATTTGTTTATCGAAAGCATTAACCGGAGGCACAATTCCGATGGCGATTACAACATTCACCCAAGAAGTTTTTGATGCTTTTTATGATGATGATATCAATAAAGCCTTATTTCACGGTCACACTTTTACTGCAAACCCAACAGGTTGTGCGGCAGCATTGGCCAGTATTGATTTATTGCAAACGGATGAAATGCAGGCTAATATTGAGAGAATCAATAAAAGTCATTTAGAGTTTCAGCAAAAAATTGAAAACCATTCAAAAGTAATTACGGCCAGAACATTAGGGGTTATTTTTGCTGTTGAAATCAAATCAGATGCTGAAGAAAGCTACTATGGATCGATGCGTACAAAATTGTATAATTTCTTTATCGATAAAGGCGTTATTTTAAGACCGGTTGGAAACATAGCTTATATTCTGCCACCGTATATAATGACTGATGAACAACTTCAGAAAGTTTATAAAACAATTGAAGAAGCCATAGAAATGGTATGA
- a CDS encoding beta-ketoacyl synthase N-terminal-like domain-containing protein, with amino-acid sequence MNTQKISITAFSSISPLGNNVDEVWQKYLDNQHCFSQQFLDQQETSVAALSAKSKQIVAEIRESDPKYKFLDDSVLFALAASRKAVQQAGWSSEDIFGINIGSSRGATDLFEKHYKEYIDTGKAQTLASPTTTLGNISSWIAHDLQSVGPEISHSITCSTALHALLNGVAWLKSGMADKFLVGGSEAPLTDFTIAQMRALKIYSRINQIEEVWPNLAFDFEKTQNTMILGEGSAVCCLEAGEKDNAIAYITGVGYATEILEHNISISAEADCFQKSMKMALKDENLEDIDVIVMHAPGTIKGDLTELRAIEKVFGSKLPLLTTNKWKIGHTFGASGILSLELALLMMQHNAFVAVPFGEKQTQTKSIKKVLINAVGFGGNAVSILIEKK; translated from the coding sequence TTGAATACACAAAAAATCTCCATAACGGCTTTTTCTTCTATTTCCCCTTTAGGGAATAATGTCGATGAAGTTTGGCAAAAATACCTTGATAACCAACATTGTTTTTCACAACAATTCCTGGATCAGCAGGAAACTTCGGTTGCTGCTTTAAGTGCCAAATCAAAACAGATTGTTGCCGAAATTCGGGAATCAGATCCTAAATATAAATTTTTAGATGATTCCGTTTTATTTGCTTTAGCAGCTTCGAGAAAAGCAGTTCAGCAAGCGGGCTGGAGTTCAGAAGATATCTTCGGAATCAATATCGGATCCTCTCGTGGTGCTACAGATTTATTTGAAAAGCATTATAAGGAATATATAGATACCGGAAAAGCGCAGACCTTAGCTTCTCCAACCACTACTTTAGGGAATATTTCGTCCTGGATTGCGCATGATTTACAAAGTGTTGGTCCTGAAATTTCACATTCCATAACTTGTTCAACAGCACTTCACGCATTATTAAATGGAGTAGCATGGTTGAAATCAGGAATGGCCGATAAGTTTTTAGTAGGAGGGAGTGAAGCACCGCTGACTGATTTTACCATTGCTCAAATGAGAGCTTTGAAAATCTATTCACGCATTAATCAAATCGAAGAAGTCTGGCCAAATCTTGCTTTTGATTTTGAGAAAACGCAAAACACTATGATTTTGGGTGAAGGCTCGGCAGTTTGTTGTTTAGAAGCTGGAGAAAAAGACAATGCAATTGCTTACATTACAGGTGTTGGTTATGCAACAGAAATTCTGGAACACAATATTTCGATTTCTGCGGAAGCAGACTGTTTTCAGAAATCAATGAAAATGGCATTAAAAGATGAAAATCTGGAAGATATTGACGTTATCGTAATGCATGCTCCCGGAACGATAAAAGGAGATTTAACAGAATTGCGTGCCATCGAAAAAGTATTCGGATCAAAATTGCCACTACTGACAACAAATAAATGGAAAATTGGACACACGTTTGGAGCGTCCGGAATATTAAGTTTGGAATTAGCTCTTTTAATGATGCAGCATAATGCGTTTGTTGCAGTACCATTTGGAGAGAAGCAAACTCAAACCAAATCAATTAAAAAGGTATTAATTAATGCGGTTGGTTTTGGAGGAAATGCCGTAAGTATTTTGATTGAAAAGAAATAA